Proteins from a single region of Dyadobacter fanqingshengii:
- a CDS encoding Gfo/Idh/MocA family protein, with protein sequence MQLSRRNFILQSVATGAGLGLLDYLPALAKPADGKRVGIIGLDTSHSIAFTKALNADQPDPVYDGYKVTAAYPYGSKDIESSAKRIPGYIDEVKKMGVKITSSIQELLAETDVILLETNDGRLHLQQATEVLKAGKRMFIDKPVAGSLTDAIAIYKAAEKYKIPVFSASSLRYIKGLESVDKAKVLGADTYSPAVLEKTHPDFFWYGIHGVETLYTVMGTGCKSVTRVNTPNTDIVVGIWGDGRTGTFRGTRTGKHDYGGTVFTEDGNKVLGPYGGYAPLLVDIIKYFKTGEMPVTPEETIEIFAFMEAADESKRQGGKSVTLESVLKKAK encoded by the coding sequence ATGCAACTGAGCAGAAGAAACTTCATTCTCCAATCCGTCGCAACCGGCGCGGGATTGGGACTATTGGATTATTTACCTGCATTGGCGAAGCCAGCCGACGGCAAAAGAGTGGGCATTATAGGGCTGGACACCTCCCACAGCATTGCTTTTACCAAAGCGCTAAACGCCGATCAGCCAGATCCTGTTTACGACGGCTACAAAGTCACAGCCGCCTATCCGTATGGCAGCAAAGACATTGAGTCCAGCGCCAAACGCATCCCGGGATACATTGACGAAGTAAAAAAAATGGGTGTCAAGATCACCAGCTCGATTCAGGAATTACTGGCCGAAACGGATGTAATCCTTTTGGAAACCAATGATGGCCGACTGCATTTGCAACAGGCAACAGAAGTTCTCAAAGCTGGTAAAAGAATGTTCATCGACAAACCCGTAGCCGGCTCATTAACAGACGCAATTGCCATTTATAAGGCTGCTGAAAAATATAAGATCCCTGTTTTCTCTGCCTCCTCATTAAGATATATCAAAGGGCTCGAAAGTGTAGATAAGGCCAAAGTTCTGGGCGCCGACACTTACAGTCCGGCGGTTCTGGAAAAAACCCATCCTGATTTTTTCTGGTATGGGATTCACGGGGTGGAAACGCTTTATACCGTCATGGGAACTGGGTGTAAAAGTGTTACCCGCGTCAACACGCCTAACACCGACATAGTTGTAGGCATATGGGGGGATGGCCGCACGGGCACATTCCGCGGAACGCGCACAGGAAAACACGACTACGGCGGAACAGTTTTCACGGAAGACGGTAATAAAGTTTTAGGCCCTTATGGTGGTTATGCGCCGCTTTTGGTGGACATTATCAAGTATTTCAAAACAGGGGAAATGCCTGTAACTCCTGAGGAAACCATTGAAATATTTGCCTTCATGGAGGCGGCTGACGAGAGCAAACGGCAAGGCGGAAAAAGCGTAACATTAGAAAGTGTGCTAAAAAAAGCCAAATGA
- a CDS encoding neutral/alkaline non-lysosomal ceramidase N-terminal domain-containing protein, translated as MRLLIFSLLIVSQFPVFGQNKGWKAGVARAVITPENSMWMAGFAARTKPSDGKLHDLWAKALALEDANGKRAVLITTDLLGMPKNMSDEIRKRVNDQFKLSKAQIIINSSHTHSGPVLGDALSDIYPVDAAEKQSISQYSQKLIDQLVILTGNALKSLQPATIQSQNGVARFQVNRRNNDAANLERLTEITGPGDAAVPVLKVADANGKIMAIAFGYACHPTVLDNYQWSGDYPGYAQIELEKLYPGTTALFFQGAGADQNPLPRRTIPLAIQYGKTLAAAVERVLSEDMKILEPTLTTAYTEIDLALTTAPTKENLTKMAEKAEGYQKKWALRMLDKANKGEAFQSSYPFPLQVWKLGDQAIMTLGGELVVSYAISLKQIFGQDTFVMGYSNDVMTYIPSTTILREGGYEGEVAQIVYGLPATWASDAEIQIISNMVKLAKEAGIVKPESRLIKN; from the coding sequence ATGAGATTATTGATCTTTTCGCTTCTCATCGTTTCCCAATTCCCGGTTTTTGGTCAAAACAAAGGCTGGAAAGCGGGTGTTGCGCGTGCGGTAATCACGCCTGAAAATTCCATGTGGATGGCCGGTTTTGCAGCGAGGACCAAGCCTTCCGATGGCAAACTGCACGATTTGTGGGCAAAGGCACTTGCATTGGAAGACGCGAATGGGAAGCGGGCGGTGCTGATCACAACAGATTTGCTGGGTATGCCTAAAAACATGTCTGACGAAATCCGGAAAAGAGTGAATGATCAGTTTAAATTGTCAAAAGCACAGATCATCATCAACAGCTCGCATACGCATTCCGGCCCGGTTCTCGGCGATGCTTTATCGGACATTTACCCTGTGGATGCAGCCGAAAAGCAGAGCATCAGCCAATATTCCCAGAAACTGATCGACCAGCTTGTGATTTTGACTGGTAATGCATTAAAATCCCTGCAACCGGCAACAATACAATCGCAAAACGGCGTGGCCCGTTTCCAGGTAAACCGCCGGAATAATGATGCGGCAAATTTGGAAAGGCTCACAGAAATTACCGGCCCGGGCGATGCGGCCGTGCCGGTCTTGAAAGTGGCGGACGCAAACGGAAAAATAATGGCGATTGCATTTGGATATGCCTGCCATCCCACGGTTTTGGATAATTACCAATGGTCGGGCGATTATCCTGGCTATGCGCAAATTGAGCTGGAAAAGCTTTATCCCGGCACCACAGCCTTGTTTTTTCAAGGAGCCGGCGCAGATCAAAATCCGCTTCCCCGCCGCACAATCCCGTTGGCTATTCAATATGGGAAAACACTTGCAGCCGCAGTTGAACGTGTTTTAAGCGAAGATATGAAAATATTGGAACCCACATTAACAACAGCTTATACCGAAATTGACCTAGCTTTAACCACTGCACCAACGAAGGAGAATCTTACCAAAATGGCCGAAAAAGCCGAAGGGTATCAGAAGAAATGGGCATTGAGAATGCTGGACAAAGCCAATAAGGGTGAAGCTTTCCAGAGCTCCTACCCTTTCCCGCTTCAAGTCTGGAAGCTTGGCGATCAGGCGATTATGACGCTGGGTGGTGAGTTAGTGGTGAGTTATGCCATCAGCCTGAAACAGATTTTCGGCCAGGATACTTTCGTGATGGGATATTCCAATGACGTGATGACCTACATTCCCAGCACGACTATTCTGAGAGAAGGCGGTTACGAAGGTGAGGTGGCGCAAATCGTTTATGGATTGCCTGCAACCTGGGCTTCGGATGCTGAAATTCAGATCATTAGCAACATGGTTAAGCTCGCGAAAGAAGCAGGAATAGTGAAACCCGAATCAAGGCTCATAAAAAATTAA
- a CDS encoding putative toxin-antitoxin system toxin component, PIN family produces MRNNSKKIILDTNLWISFLTSKDFSKLDKIHFSRKCRLVFSEELMQEFLQVAGRPKFKKYFSSDDLEAILESIEEFADFVHVTTVTTLCRDPKDNFLLSLAIDSKANYLLTGDTDLLDIKKITNTEILTISQFLQKI; encoded by the coding sequence ATGAGAAATAATTCTAAAAAAATAATTTTAGACACCAATCTTTGGATAAGTTTTCTCACTTCAAAAGACTTTTCGAAGCTCGATAAGATCCACTTCTCCCGGAAATGCCGCTTGGTTTTTAGCGAAGAACTTATGCAGGAATTCTTGCAAGTCGCAGGCCGCCCAAAATTCAAAAAATATTTTTCCTCTGATGATCTGGAAGCAATTCTAGAATCAATAGAAGAGTTTGCGGATTTTGTTCACGTCACCACAGTAACAACGCTCTGCCGCGATCCGAAGGATAATTTTTTACTTTCGCTGGCAATTGATAGTAAAGCTAATTATTTGCTAACTGGGGACACTGATCTCCTGGATATCAAGAAAATAACTAATACTGAGATATTGACGATTTCCCAATTTTTACAAAAAATATAG
- a CDS encoding arylsulfatase: MKNVIALICCLIVHLTGAELNAQTQTPKAARPNIIFILADDLGYGDVGFNGQKLIKTPNIDRLAREGMIFNQFYAGTSVCAPSRSSLLTGQHTGHTYIRGNKSVSPEGQQPIADSVLTVAEILQKAGYVTGAFGKWGLGPVGSEGDPNKQGFNQFYGYNCQSLAHRYYPNHLWENDKKIVLEANKNLLYNKEYAPDLIQKKALSFMDSRDGKQPFFLFLPYILPHAELLVPDDSIFQSYKGKFEEKFHRGADYGSNAKSGGYASQEYPRATFAAMVSRLDMYVGQVLDKLKEKGLDKNTLVIFTSDNGPHVEGGADPKFFNSSGGFRGVKRDLYEGGVREPFAARWPGVIKPNSKSDYIGAFWDILPTFTELANAQPPSNIDGISFTDALKGKPTQKKHDYLYWEFHEQGGRQAVRQGNWKAVRLKAAGNPDALVELYDLSKDPGETTNITPQFPEKAKELGQIMNRAHVSSTLFPFGSLVTNE; encoded by the coding sequence ATGAAAAACGTTATTGCACTGATTTGCTGCTTGATAGTTCATCTCACCGGAGCGGAATTAAACGCACAGACTCAGACCCCAAAAGCAGCTCGCCCCAATATTATTTTTATTCTTGCCGATGACCTTGGTTACGGGGATGTTGGATTTAATGGACAAAAGCTCATTAAAACACCTAACATTGACCGTTTGGCGCGGGAAGGGATGATTTTTAACCAATTTTATGCAGGAACTTCTGTTTGCGCACCTTCCAGATCTTCCTTATTAACCGGCCAGCACACGGGTCATACCTATATAAGGGGAAATAAAAGCGTTTCGCCAGAGGGCCAGCAGCCCATTGCGGATTCTGTTTTAACGGTTGCTGAAATTTTGCAAAAAGCAGGTTACGTTACCGGTGCATTTGGAAAGTGGGGGCTGGGCCCGGTTGGATCGGAGGGAGATCCTAATAAACAGGGTTTCAATCAGTTTTATGGTTATAATTGCCAGAGTCTCGCTCACCGTTATTATCCGAACCATCTTTGGGAAAATGATAAGAAAATAGTTCTCGAAGCCAATAAAAACCTGCTTTATAATAAGGAATACGCACCCGATCTTATCCAGAAAAAGGCGCTGAGCTTTATGGATAGCCGCGATGGTAAGCAGCCATTTTTCCTATTTTTGCCCTACATTTTGCCACACGCCGAGTTGCTCGTGCCCGACGATAGTATTTTTCAGTCTTATAAAGGCAAGTTTGAAGAGAAATTTCACCGTGGCGCAGATTATGGTTCCAATGCAAAAAGCGGTGGCTACGCTTCCCAGGAATATCCGCGGGCCACATTTGCGGCCATGGTTTCACGTCTGGATATGTACGTGGGGCAGGTTTTGGATAAATTAAAGGAAAAAGGGCTGGACAAAAATACGCTCGTCATCTTCACCAGCGACAACGGCCCACACGTGGAAGGCGGCGCGGACCCGAAATTTTTCAATAGCAGCGGCGGCTTCCGCGGCGTAAAGCGTGATTTGTATGAAGGCGGGGTAAGAGAGCCATTCGCCGCACGCTGGCCAGGAGTTATCAAACCAAATTCAAAGAGTGACTACATTGGCGCATTTTGGGACATTTTACCCACTTTCACCGAATTGGCGAATGCCCAACCGCCATCCAACATTGACGGCATATCGTTCACGGATGCATTAAAAGGCAAGCCTACTCAGAAAAAGCACGATTATTTGTACTGGGAATTTCATGAACAAGGTGGCAGACAGGCGGTTAGGCAAGGCAACTGGAAAGCGGTAAGGTTAAAAGCTGCCGGGAACCCCGATGCGTTAGTTGAACTCTACGACCTCTCCAAAGACCCGGGCGAAACCACAAACATTACCCCCCAATTCCCGGAAAAAGCCAAAGAACTAGGCCAAATCATGAATCGCGCGCACGTCTCGTCCACATTATTCCCCTTTGGAAGTTTGGTGACGAATGAGTGA
- a CDS encoding LacI family DNA-binding transcriptional regulator, whose translation MEKDNTYFGVKEIARRANVSIATVDRVIHNRTGVSEKTKKKINEIIKALDYQPNILASRLASRKIISLAVLLPKVSPETDFWEAPLKGIDRAQQEIKKYGVQVTTFLFDLNDHNSFNEQTKLILEGTFNGVLMAPSFVEEARGFVKACNKLKIPFTFIDSDIPDQENLTYIGPHLFQSGYVGAKLLTYRLKEKHKVLVVNISKDTDTYNYLQIEEGFRSYFKDHNLPGEIIRVDIKDTDSLSVTRDLKRILHTHEDIEAIFVTNSRVSAVASFLEKNKRGDISLIGYDFLKENVRYLNEGLIDFLICHKPEEQGYRGLMALYQTLVLGTAVEKVHFMPIDIITRENQAFYQN comes from the coding sequence ATGGAGAAAGACAATACTTATTTTGGCGTAAAAGAGATTGCGCGGCGTGCCAATGTTTCGATTGCCACGGTGGACAGGGTCATTCACAACCGGACCGGCGTTTCTGAAAAAACCAAAAAGAAGATCAACGAGATCATCAAGGCGCTTGATTATCAACCCAATATCCTAGCCAGCCGCTTGGCTTCGCGTAAAATTATCTCTCTTGCTGTGCTGCTTCCAAAAGTTTCTCCGGAGACTGATTTCTGGGAAGCGCCCCTCAAAGGAATCGATCGTGCGCAGCAGGAAATTAAAAAATATGGTGTTCAGGTCACCACTTTTCTTTTTGATCTGAATGATCATAATTCTTTCAATGAACAAACAAAATTAATCCTGGAAGGCACATTTAATGGTGTTTTGATGGCACCGTCCTTCGTTGAAGAAGCCCGCGGATTTGTCAAGGCTTGTAATAAATTAAAAATCCCCTTTACATTCATTGATTCGGACATTCCGGACCAGGAAAATCTGACCTATATCGGCCCGCATTTGTTTCAAAGCGGTTATGTAGGGGCCAAGCTGCTGACTTACCGGCTGAAAGAAAAGCACAAAGTGCTGGTTGTCAATATTTCAAAAGACACTGATACTTATAATTATCTGCAAATCGAGGAAGGCTTCCGGTCGTATTTCAAAGATCACAATCTCCCGGGTGAGATCATTCGTGTGGACATTAAAGATACGGACAGTCTCTCCGTAACGCGCGACCTTAAACGCATCCTGCATACGCATGAGGACATTGAGGCGATTTTCGTCACCAATTCACGCGTTTCCGCAGTCGCCTCTTTTCTTGAAAAAAATAAGCGCGGCGACATCTCTTTAATAGGCTACGATTTTCTTAAAGAAAACGTCCGCTATCTGAATGAAGGGCTGATTGATTTTCTGATCTGCCATAAACCCGAAGAACAGGGTTACCGCGGATTAATGGCGCTATATCAAACATTGGTGCTCGGAACCGCCGTGGAAAAAGTACATTTTATGCCTATTGACATTATTACAAGAGAAAACCAGGCCTTTTATCAAAATTAA
- a CDS encoding response regulator gives MSVKILIVDDHPLVLEGLKSLLSESEGLSVVGTATNAIDAIAFLKANEVDIAFLDINLPDISGIELCKKVKDQFPEVKTLALSTFSERAYVSRMIQNGASGYLIKSSSKEEILEAIQQVQAGGYFMNVNFDQAAATPTPKTIPFLTRREKEVLILIAEGLTNPQIADKLFVSVTTVNSHRQNLLMKFEVSNTASLIKLAAGLGLI, from the coding sequence ATGAGCGTTAAAATCCTGATTGTAGACGACCATCCGTTGGTTTTGGAAGGCCTTAAATCGCTGTTATCCGAAAGCGAGGGCTTATCGGTCGTGGGGACCGCAACCAACGCCATTGACGCCATTGCATTTCTCAAAGCCAATGAAGTCGACATTGCTTTTTTAGACATTAACCTGCCCGACATCAGCGGAATTGAGCTTTGTAAGAAGGTGAAGGACCAGTTTCCCGAAGTCAAAACGCTTGCATTGAGCACATTCAGCGAGCGCGCTTATGTGTCCCGCATGATCCAGAACGGCGCTTCGGGATATCTGATCAAGAGTTCGAGCAAGGAAGAAATTTTGGAAGCGATTCAGCAAGTGCAAGCCGGCGGTTATTTCATGAATGTCAATTTTGACCAGGCAGCTGCCACGCCCACGCCAAAAACCATCCCATTCCTGACCCGCCGCGAAAAAGAAGTCCTCATCCTCATCGCCGAAGGCCTCACTAACCCCCAGATCGCCGACAAACTTTTCGTAAGCGTCACCACCGTAAACAGCCACCGCCAAAACCTCCTAATGAAATTCGAAGTTTCAAATACCGCATCGCTCATTAAACTAGCAGCGGGATTGGGGTTGATTTAA